The following proteins are co-located in the Bosea sp. AS-1 genome:
- a CDS encoding M20 family metallopeptidase → MDNRNDLWRHVDANKERLIALSDRVWGMPEVCYTEKRSVAEHVAELKHQGFRITENVADIPTAVIGEAGEGGPVIAFLGEYDALPGLSQEAGVAEHKEIETGGHGHGCGHNLLGSAAMLAAVAMKDWLAENKIPGRVRYYGCPAEEGGAAKAFMVRAGAFDDADVAISWHPSSFWEVAPALALANTRADFVFTGRASHAAAAPHLGRSALDAVELMNVGVNYMREHMPSDARVHYALLDTGGIAPNVVQAHARVRYSIRARDLRGMLELVQRVKKIAEGAALMTETKMEMRIVSAVSDLLANTPLEEAMHKVMDDLGPPHFDDADKAFAEDIRKTLSPQDIAAIWRTVGMQDTGTPLADFLVPRDAKRNPAIGSTDIGDVSWAVPTVQAHAPTVALGTPFHTWQVVAQGKQPAAHKAMVHVAKAMAATGAAVLSDPALMAAAKADHKARLGKEGYTSPLPPEVKPPLTMSLG, encoded by the coding sequence ATGGACAATCGAAACGATCTCTGGCGGCACGTCGATGCGAACAAGGAGCGTCTGATCGCTCTGAGCGACCGGGTCTGGGGCATGCCCGAGGTCTGCTACACCGAGAAGCGCTCGGTTGCTGAGCATGTCGCAGAGCTGAAGCACCAGGGCTTCCGTATCACCGAGAACGTCGCCGATATCCCCACCGCCGTGATCGGCGAGGCGGGCGAAGGCGGCCCGGTCATCGCCTTCCTCGGTGAATACGACGCCCTGCCCGGCCTGTCGCAGGAGGCCGGCGTCGCGGAGCACAAGGAGATCGAGACCGGCGGCCACGGCCATGGCTGCGGCCACAATCTGCTCGGCTCCGCCGCCATGCTCGCCGCGGTCGCGATGAAGGACTGGCTGGCCGAGAACAAGATTCCCGGCCGCGTGCGCTATTACGGCTGCCCAGCCGAGGAAGGTGGCGCTGCCAAGGCCTTCATGGTGCGCGCGGGCGCCTTCGACGACGCGGATGTCGCGATCTCCTGGCACCCGTCGAGCTTCTGGGAGGTGGCGCCCGCGCTTGCGCTCGCCAACACCCGCGCCGACTTCGTCTTCACCGGCCGCGCCTCGCACGCTGCCGCCGCGCCCCATCTCGGTCGCTCGGCGCTCGACGCCGTCGAGTTGATGAATGTCGGCGTCAACTACATGCGTGAGCATATGCCGAGCGATGCGCGCGTGCATTACGCCCTGCTCGACACCGGCGGCATCGCCCCCAACGTCGTGCAGGCCCATGCCCGGGTCCGCTACTCGATCCGTGCCCGCGACCTGCGTGGCATGCTCGAGCTCGTCCAGCGCGTGAAGAAGATTGCCGAAGGCGCTGCGTTGATGACGGAAACCAAGATGGAGATGCGTATCGTCAGCGCCGTTTCGGACCTCCTCGCCAACACGCCGCTCGAAGAGGCGATGCACAAGGTGATGGACGATCTCGGCCCGCCGCATTTCGACGACGCCGACAAGGCCTTTGCCGAGGACATCCGCAAGACCCTGTCGCCGCAGGACATCGCCGCGATCTGGCGCACCGTCGGCATGCAGGATACCGGCACGCCGCTGGCCGACTTCCTGGTGCCGCGCGATGCCAAGCGCAATCCGGCCATCGGCTCGACCGATATCGGCGATGTGAGCTGGGCCGTGCCGACCGTGCAGGCCCATGCGCCGACCGTCGCGCTCGGCACGCCGTTCCACACCTGGCAGGTCGTGGCGCAGGGTAAACAGCCCGCGGCGCACAAGGCGATGGTCCATGTCGCCAAGGCGATGGCTGCAACCGGCGCCGCCGTGCTGAGCGACCCCGCCCTGATGGCGGCCGCCAAGGCCGACCACAAGGCGCGCCTCGGCAAGGAAGGCTACACCTCTCCGCTGCCACCCGAAGTCAAGCCGCCGCTGACGATGTCGCTGGGCTGA
- a CDS encoding RecX family transcriptional regulator, whose amino-acid sequence MADQSASREPGPRTARAPRRITAAYLRRAALHYLERYSVPAAQLRKVLARKIAVSCRHHGEEPSLHTALLDEVVAQCVALQLVDDRRFAEARAATLRRKGLSGRAVAGKLAAKGVERELAAEMSDTGTDTELAAARIAARRKRLGRWRRRDEAQNDPASRQRDLAVLARLGFSFAVARTVLDEEEAAEVE is encoded by the coding sequence ATGGCGGATCAATCGGCTTCGCGAGAGCCGGGCCCCCGGACCGCCCGCGCACCGCGCCGGATAACGGCCGCGTATCTGCGTCGCGCGGCGTTGCACTATCTCGAGCGCTATTCCGTGCCTGCCGCCCAGTTGCGCAAGGTTCTGGCCCGCAAGATCGCGGTGAGCTGCCGCCACCATGGCGAAGAGCCATCGCTCCATACCGCCTTGCTCGACGAGGTCGTGGCACAATGCGTCGCCCTCCAACTCGTCGACGATCGCCGTTTCGCGGAAGCGCGGGCCGCAACCCTGCGGCGCAAGGGCCTCTCTGGCCGGGCTGTGGCCGGCAAGCTCGCCGCGAAGGGGGTGGAGCGCGAGCTGGCTGCCGAGATGTCGGATACCGGTACGGACACGGAACTGGCTGCTGCGCGGATCGCGGCACGCCGCAAGCGCCTCGGACGTTGGCGCCGTCGGGATGAGGCGCAAAACGATCCTGCCTCGCGTCAGCGCGATCTCGCAGTGCTGGCGCGCCTTGGCTTCAGTTTCGCGGTGGCGCGGACCGTGCTCGACGAAGAGGAAGCAGCAGAGGTCGAATGA
- the arfB gene encoding alternative ribosome rescue aminoacyl-tRNA hydrolase ArfB, whose product MIQVTPSIAIDESEIEESFVRASGPGGQNVNKVSSAVQIRFDARRSPSLPNEVAIRLMKLAGSRLTQDGVIVIVAQAQRSQKRNREEAVERLLELIRAAAVRPQMRRATKPTKASKERRLASKERRSGIKAGRSKPVAD is encoded by the coding sequence ATGATTCAAGTCACCCCCTCCATTGCGATCGACGAGAGCGAGATCGAGGAAAGCTTCGTGCGCGCCTCTGGTCCCGGCGGCCAGAACGTCAACAAGGTCTCCAGCGCAGTGCAGATCCGCTTCGATGCGCGCCGCTCGCCGTCGCTGCCGAACGAGGTCGCGATCCGGTTGATGAAGCTTGCGGGCAGTCGGCTGACGCAGGATGGGGTGATCGTCATCGTGGCGCAGGCGCAGCGCAGCCAGAAGCGCAACCGGGAGGAGGCCGTGGAACGCCTGCTGGAGCTGATTCGGGCCGCGGCCGTGCGCCCGCAGATGCGCCGCGCGACCAAGCCGACCAAGGCCTCGAAGGAGCGAAGGCTCGCCTCGAAGGAGCGCCGATCCGGCATCAAGGCCGGTCGCTCGAAGCCGGTGGCGGACTAG
- the mazG gene encoding nucleoside triphosphate pyrophosphohydrolase: MKPSRDIARLIEIMAALRTPGTGCPWDLEQDFASVAPYTVEEAYEVADAIARGDKLDLRDELGDLLLQVVFHARMAEEEGSFAFPDVVEAITSKLIRRHPHVFGDTRDLSPAEVKALWHRIKAQEKADKATAREAAGLPLREEESGVLAGVPHSLPALTRAWKLQARASTVGFDWNNARLVLDKIREETQEIDEALASGDKAAIQEEIGDLLFVVANLARHVDADPEGCLAAANAKFERRFKGIEAALEANGRNPKDATLDELEALWQSVKRAEKKPAVEPGSDVS; this comes from the coding sequence TTGAAGCCTTCTCGCGACATCGCCCGGCTGATCGAGATCATGGCCGCGCTCCGTACACCTGGAACCGGCTGCCCCTGGGATCTGGAGCAGGATTTCGCCTCGGTCGCGCCCTACACGGTGGAGGAGGCCTATGAGGTCGCCGATGCCATCGCGCGCGGCGACAAGCTGGATCTCAGGGACGAGCTCGGCGATCTGCTGCTGCAGGTCGTCTTTCACGCTCGCATGGCGGAGGAGGAAGGCTCCTTCGCCTTCCCCGACGTCGTCGAGGCGATCACCTCGAAGCTGATCCGTCGCCACCCTCATGTCTTCGGCGATACGCGCGATCTGTCGCCGGCCGAGGTCAAGGCACTCTGGCACCGGATCAAGGCGCAGGAAAAAGCCGACAAGGCCACAGCGCGAGAGGCCGCTGGCCTGCCGCTGCGGGAAGAGGAAAGCGGTGTCCTTGCCGGCGTACCGCACAGCCTGCCCGCCCTCACCCGCGCCTGGAAATTGCAGGCGCGCGCCTCGACCGTCGGCTTCGACTGGAACAATGCGCGTCTCGTCCTCGACAAGATCCGCGAGGAAACGCAGGAGATCGACGAGGCCCTCGCCAGCGGCGACAAGGCCGCGATCCAGGAAGAGATCGGCGACCTGCTCTTCGTCGTCGCCAATCTCGCCCGCCATGTCGATGCTGACCCCGAAGGCTGCCTCGCGGCGGCAAACGCCAAGTTCGAGCGTCGCTTCAAAGGTATCGAGGCGGCGCTGGAGGCGAATGGGCGCAATCCCAAGGATGCGACGCTCGACGAACTCGAAGCACTTTGGCAGAGCGTGAAGCGCGCCGAGAAGAAGCCGGCCGTGGAACCGGGTAGCGACGTGTCATGA
- the hflX gene encoding GTPase HflX translates to MRVSGPKPLDEIEREIAASTRAYVVGPYLQKRGAALDSNQRSFAARLDEAVGLAAAIDLTVVEAVQVMLTALRPATYLGKGKVEELAERIKIDEIGLVVMDCALSPVQQRNLEKAFGCKVIDRTGLILEIFGRRARTKEGALQVELAHLNYQKSRLVRSWTHLERQRGGFGFLGGPGETQIEADRRIIQERMSKIERDLEQVKRTRSLHRASRKRVPYPIVALVGYTNAGKSTLFNRLTSAEVLAQDMLFATLDPTARAIKLPHGARIMLSDTVGFISDLPTQLVAAFRATLEDAIEADVLLHVRDVSHEDTQAQAADVQAILRDLGINPDDGQRVIEVWNKADLLDAEERARQLEVAAHRPEGNRPVLVSALTGEGMDRLTAAIETRIARSRPVYALELAPGDGKSLAWLHANGEILQREDSAEGGLKLIVRLPPEREGAFGARFPAASRQ, encoded by the coding sequence GTGCGGGTTTCGGGCCCCAAGCCGCTCGACGAGATCGAACGCGAGATCGCGGCGAGTACGCGCGCCTATGTCGTGGGCCCGTATCTCCAGAAGCGGGGCGCCGCACTCGACAGCAACCAGCGCTCCTTCGCCGCGCGCCTGGACGAGGCGGTTGGTCTGGCTGCCGCGATCGATCTCACGGTGGTCGAGGCCGTGCAGGTCATGCTGACGGCCCTGCGGCCGGCCACCTATCTCGGCAAGGGCAAGGTCGAAGAGCTGGCGGAGCGGATCAAGATCGACGAGATCGGCCTCGTCGTGATGGATTGCGCGCTTTCGCCGGTACAGCAGCGCAACCTCGAAAAGGCTTTCGGCTGCAAGGTCATCGATCGCACCGGCCTGATCCTCGAAATCTTCGGCCGGCGCGCGCGCACCAAGGAAGGTGCACTCCAGGTCGAGCTCGCCCACCTGAATTACCAGAAGAGCCGGCTCGTGCGCTCCTGGACCCACCTCGAGCGCCAGCGCGGCGGCTTCGGCTTCCTCGGCGGCCCCGGTGAGACCCAGATCGAGGCGGACCGGCGCATCATCCAGGAGCGGATGAGCAAGATCGAGCGCGATCTGGAGCAGGTGAAGCGGACCCGCTCGCTGCATCGCGCGAGCCGGAAACGCGTGCCTTATCCGATCGTTGCGTTGGTCGGTTACACCAATGCCGGAAAATCGACGCTGTTCAATCGGCTGACATCCGCCGAGGTGCTGGCACAGGACATGCTGTTCGCCACGCTCGATCCGACAGCGCGTGCGATCAAGCTGCCGCATGGCGCCAGGATCATGCTCTCCGACACTGTCGGCTTCATCTCCGACCTGCCGACGCAGCTCGTTGCCGCGTTCCGCGCCACGCTGGAAGACGCGATCGAGGCCGATGTGCTGTTGCATGTCCGCGATGTCTCGCATGAGGACACGCAAGCGCAGGCCGCCGACGTGCAGGCGATCCTGCGCGATCTCGGCATCAACCCGGACGACGGCCAGCGCGTGATCGAGGTCTGGAACAAGGCCGACCTGCTCGATGCCGAAGAACGCGCCCGTCAGCTCGAAGTGGCCGCCCATCGGCCGGAGGGGAACCGCCCCGTCCTGGTTTCGGCCTTGACTGGCGAGGGCATGGATCGCCTGACGGCCGCCATAGAGACCCGCATCGCCCGGAGCCGGCCTGTCTACGCGTTGGAACTGGCGCCGGGTGACGGCAAGTCGCTGGCATGGCTCCATGCCAATGGCGAGATCCTGCAGCGCGAGGACAGCGCGGAAGGGGGGCTGAAGCTCATCGTGCGCCTGCCGCCGGAACGGGAAGGGGCCTTTGGCGCGCGGTTTCCGGCTGCTTCAAGGCAGTGA
- the hfq gene encoding RNA chaperone Hfq, whose amino-acid sequence MAAERAQNLQDTFLNHVRKQKIPLTIFLVNGVKLQGVVTWFDNFCVLLRRDGHSQLVYKHAISTIMPGHPVQLFEPEDTDKN is encoded by the coding sequence ATGGCCGCAGAGCGGGCTCAAAATCTCCAGGACACGTTCCTCAACCACGTTCGCAAGCAGAAGATTCCGCTGACGATCTTTCTCGTCAACGGCGTCAAGCTGCAGGGCGTTGTGACCTGGTTCGACAATTTCTGCGTGCTGCTGCGGCGTGACGGCCACTCGCAGCTCGTCTACAAGCACGCGATCTCGACCATCATGCCGGGGCATCCCGTGCAGCTGTTCGAGCCCGAGGACACGGACAAGAACTGA
- a CDS encoding sigma-54 dependent transcriptional regulator, translated as MSADILVVDDEVDIRDLVAGLLEDEGYRTRKAGSADEALAAIAARRPNLVFLDIWLQGSRLDGLQVLELVKESHPDLAVVMISGHGNIETAVSAIKSGAYDFIEKPFKADRLVLVAERALEASRLRREVRELKTRSVQANRIVGRSTVVNQLRQTIERVAPTNARVLITGEPGCGKELAARTLHEASSRSTAPFIVINAATITPETMEEELFGIEGGDGRSRRVGALEEAHGGSLYIDEIGDMPRETQNRILRVLVDQNFQRVGGATRVHVDVRIISSSSRDLAQLISDGRFREDLYHRLSVVPIKVPPLSERREDVPELIEFFMDQISTATGLPKRQIGSDAMAVLQSHEWPGNIRELRNNVERLMILTKGDPTSEITVEMLPAEVGAMVPTTPSGSGGERLMSLPLRDAREIFEREYLIAQIARFSGNISRTAEFIGMERSALHRKLKSLGVG; from the coding sequence ATGAGTGCTGACATCCTGGTGGTGGACGACGAGGTCGATATCCGCGATCTGGTCGCCGGCCTTCTCGAAGACGAGGGCTACCGGACCCGCAAGGCGGGTTCGGCCGACGAGGCGCTGGCCGCGATTGCCGCGCGCCGACCCAATCTCGTCTTCCTCGATATCTGGCTGCAGGGCAGCCGCCTCGATGGGCTGCAGGTTCTGGAGCTCGTCAAGGAGAGCCACCCGGATCTCGCGGTGGTGATGATTTCGGGCCACGGCAACATCGAGACGGCCGTCTCTGCGATCAAGAGCGGCGCCTACGACTTCATCGAGAAGCCGTTCAAGGCCGACCGGCTGGTGCTCGTCGCCGAACGGGCGCTGGAAGCCTCGCGGCTGCGCCGGGAGGTCCGTGAGCTCAAGACACGCTCGGTGCAGGCCAACCGCATCGTTGGCCGCTCGACCGTGGTGAACCAGCTGCGCCAGACGATCGAGCGCGTTGCGCCGACCAATGCGCGCGTCCTCATCACCGGCGAGCCGGGCTGCGGCAAGGAGCTCGCCGCCCGCACTCTCCACGAGGCTTCGAGCCGCTCGACGGCACCCTTCATCGTCATCAACGCGGCAACGATCACGCCCGAGACGATGGAGGAGGAGCTCTTCGGCATCGAGGGCGGCGACGGGCGCTCGCGCCGCGTCGGCGCGCTGGAGGAGGCGCATGGCGGATCGCTCTATATCGACGAGATTGGCGACATGCCGCGCGAGACGCAGAATCGCATCTTGCGCGTACTGGTCGACCAGAACTTCCAACGTGTCGGTGGGGCGACGCGCGTCCATGTCGACGTGCGCATTATCTCCTCGTCGAGCCGCGACCTGGCGCAGCTCATCAGCGACGGGCGCTTCCGCGAGGACCTCTACCATCGCCTGAGCGTCGTACCGATCAAGGTGCCGCCACTGTCGGAGCGGCGTGAGGACGTGCCGGAGCTGATCGAGTTCTTCATGGACCAGATCTCGACCGCGACCGGGCTGCCCAAGCGCCAGATCGGCTCCGACGCGATGGCCGTGCTGCAATCGCATGAATGGCCGGGCAATATCCGCGAGCTGCGCAACAACGTCGAGCGGCTGATGATCCTGACGAAGGGCGATCCGACGTCCGAGATCACGGTCGAGATGCTCCCGGCCGAAGTCGGCGCGATGGTTCCGACGACCCCCTCGGGCTCGGGCGGCGAGCGGCTGATGAGCCTGCCGCTGCGGGACGCGCGCGAGATCTTCGAGCGCGAATACCTGATCGCACAGATCGCGCGCTTCTCGGGCAATATCTCGCGGACGGCGGAGTTCATCGGCATGGAACGCTCGGCGCTGCACCGCAAGCTCAAGTCGCTTGGGGTTGGCTGA
- a CDS encoding PAS domain-containing sensor histidine kinase, with product MSDTRIVPRAEEKSRHVSGWIGGIIVVLALVSALLTFLVLSGATPVAPVHEVVIGVFVLNALLILALMVIVAFEAAVLIRARKAGAAAAGLHVRIVGLFSFIAALPAILVAVIATVTIERGLEPWFSDRMRDAIFKSVEVADAYAASQCKSLGREIRILADDLTRAKPAYDVDRKWFDNFITARATALGLPVAAIMQPPDKTIARANIDVLKDPPKPDQAAFDDAQSSPDPICVIPRTSRVFGALVKLPIYNNNFLYIAREVDPLAVEFPAVARGAAVEYLSIDARRKGVQIAFASMYGLIALILLLSAIWLGLSFANRLVAPIRRMIHATDQVSSGNFYVQVPIKRSEGDLAHLGETFNKMTAELRRQRDGLVTASEVIDRRRRFTETVLAGVSSGVLSLDSEGHITIINRSAESLLGTGGRLLGKPIAEIAPEVASFVSDALHGRHRQSSGQVMISRAGQDRVVNVRAVHEGEGINAGLVVTLDDITDLVSAQRTAAWADVARRIAHEIKNPLTPIQLSAERIKRRFGKVITEGKEVFDQCTETIVRQVEDIRRMVDEFSSFARMPKPALLREDIVETVRQVVFLWRVGNPETKIEENLPAEALQARFDRRLISQALTNVIKNATEAIDAVPPEERGQGLIQVEFERWDDGRIVIDVTDNGKGLPGDQRQKLLEPYMTTREGGTGLGLAIVGKILEDHGGGIELLDRSDGMRGARIRLWFPETGPAQEADNGEEAALRGAATPDQEIQNGTRL from the coding sequence GTGAGTGACACCAGAATCGTGCCGCGCGCCGAGGAGAAGTCGCGCCACGTCTCGGGGTGGATCGGCGGAATCATCGTCGTCCTGGCCCTTGTCTCGGCGCTGCTGACCTTCCTCGTCCTGTCGGGTGCGACGCCGGTCGCGCCGGTGCACGAGGTCGTCATCGGCGTCTTCGTGCTGAATGCGCTGCTGATCCTCGCGCTGATGGTGATCGTCGCCTTCGAGGCCGCAGTGCTGATCCGGGCGCGCAAGGCCGGCGCAGCGGCGGCCGGGCTGCACGTTCGCATCGTCGGCTTGTTCAGCTTCATCGCAGCGCTGCCGGCGATTCTCGTCGCGGTCATCGCCACGGTCACGATCGAGCGTGGGCTCGAGCCCTGGTTCTCGGACCGGATGCGCGACGCCATCTTCAAATCGGTCGAGGTGGCCGACGCCTATGCCGCCAGCCAGTGCAAATCCCTGGGCCGCGAGATCCGCATCCTTGCGGATGACCTGACCCGGGCGAAGCCGGCCTACGACGTCGACCGGAAGTGGTTCGACAACTTCATCACCGCCCGCGCGACGGCGCTAGGCCTGCCTGTCGCGGCCATCATGCAGCCGCCGGACAAGACGATCGCCCGCGCCAATATCGACGTGCTCAAGGATCCGCCCAAGCCGGATCAGGCGGCTTTCGACGATGCGCAGTCCTCACCGGACCCGATCTGCGTGATCCCGCGCACGAGCAGGGTTTTCGGCGCCCTGGTGAAGCTGCCGATCTACAACAACAATTTCCTCTATATCGCCCGCGAGGTGGATCCGCTGGCGGTCGAGTTTCCGGCGGTCGCCCGGGGAGCGGCTGTCGAGTATCTGTCGATCGATGCGCGGCGGAAGGGCGTCCAGATCGCTTTCGCTTCGATGTACGGCCTGATCGCTCTGATCCTCCTGCTCTCGGCGATCTGGCTCGGCCTGAGCTTCGCTAATCGGCTGGTCGCGCCCATCAGGCGGATGATCCACGCGACGGACCAGGTTTCGAGCGGCAATTTCTATGTGCAGGTGCCGATCAAGCGCTCGGAGGGCGACCTCGCCCATCTCGGCGAGACCTTCAACAAGATGACGGCGGAGCTGCGCCGGCAACGCGACGGGCTGGTGACGGCAAGCGAAGTGATCGATCGGCGCCGCCGCTTCACCGAGACCGTGCTGGCGGGCGTCTCGTCGGGCGTGCTCAGCCTCGATAGCGAAGGCCATATCACCATCATCAACCGCTCGGCCGAAAGCCTGCTCGGTACCGGGGGGCGCCTGCTCGGCAAGCCGATCGCGGAGATCGCGCCGGAGGTAGCGAGCTTCGTCTCCGACGCGCTGCATGGCCGCCACCGCCAGAGTTCTGGCCAGGTGATGATTTCGCGGGCTGGCCAGGATCGTGTGGTCAATGTCCGTGCCGTGCACGAGGGGGAGGGGATCAATGCCGGCCTCGTGGTGACGCTCGACGACATCACCGACCTCGTCTCGGCGCAGCGCACGGCCGCCTGGGCCGATGTCGCCCGGCGCATCGCGCATGAGATCAAGAACCCGTTGACGCCGATCCAGCTCTCGGCCGAGCGTATCAAGCGCCGCTTCGGCAAGGTCATCACCGAAGGCAAGGAAGTCTTCGACCAGTGCACGGAAACGATCGTCCGGCAGGTCGAGGACATCCGGCGAATGGTCGACGAGTTCTCATCCTTCGCTCGCATGCCGAAGCCCGCGCTGCTGCGCGAAGACATCGTCGAGACCGTCCGGCAAGTCGTGTTCCTGTGGCGGGTCGGCAACCCCGAGACGAAGATCGAGGAGAACCTGCCGGCGGAAGCGCTGCAGGCCCGCTTCGACCGCCGCTTGATCTCGCAGGCCCTGACCAACGTCATCAAGAACGCGACGGAGGCGATCGACGCCGTGCCGCCCGAGGAGCGGGGCCAGGGGTTGATCCAGGTCGAGTTCGAGCGCTGGGACGACGGTCGGATCGTTATCGACGTCACCGACAACGGCAAGGGCCTGCCCGGCGACCAGCGCCAGAAGCTGCTTGAGCCCTATATGACCACCCGCGAGGGCGGGACCGGGCTCGGCCTCGCCATCGTCGGCAAGATCCTGGAGGACCATGGCGGCGGCATCGAACTGCTCGACCGGTCCGACGGAATGCGTGGCGCGCGTATCAGACTCTGGTTCCCCGAAACAGGCCCGGCGCAGGAAGCCGACAACGGCGAGGAGGCTGCCCTGCGGGGTGCCGCCACGCCCGATCAAGAGATTCAGAATGGGACACGTCTATGA
- the ntrC gene encoding nitrogen regulation protein NR(I) — MPTGNILVADDDAAIRTVLNQALARAGYEVRTTGQAATLWTWAAQGLGDLIITDVVMPDGNAFDLLPRIKRVRPELPIIVMSAQNTFMTAIKASERGAYEYLPKPFDLKELVAIVGRAMSRPRGEAARTQMGEAEDIPLIGRSPAMQDVYRALARLMPIDLTVMINGESGTGKELVARALHDYGKRKNGPFVAINMAAIPKDLIESELFGHEKGAFTGALTRSSGRFEQAEGGTLFLDEIGDMPMEAQTRLLRVLQQGEYTTVGGRTPIKTNVRIVAATNKDLRISIAQGLFREDLFFRLNVVPIRLPPLRERVEDIPDLVRHFFSLVEKEGLPRKQVDSEAMDAMRRYRWPGNVRELENLVRRLAALYPQETITAPIVEAELQPAAAAPGFVGASAAPERAETLSGSVERHLSQYFGGFGDNIPPPGLYHRILREIEPPLIAAALAATRGNQIRAAELLGLNRNTLRKKIRELDMQVVRTPR, encoded by the coding sequence ATGCCGACCGGGAACATCCTCGTAGCCGACGACGACGCCGCGATCCGCACGGTCCTCAACCAGGCGCTCGCCAGAGCCGGCTATGAGGTCCGCACGACCGGGCAGGCGGCGACACTCTGGACCTGGGCGGCTCAGGGTCTCGGTGATCTCATCATCACCGACGTCGTCATGCCGGACGGCAACGCCTTCGACCTGCTGCCGCGGATCAAGCGGGTGCGGCCCGAGCTGCCGATCATCGTCATGAGCGCGCAGAATACCTTTATGACCGCGATCAAGGCCTCCGAGCGCGGCGCCTACGAATACCTGCCGAAGCCGTTCGACCTGAAGGAACTGGTTGCCATCGTCGGGCGCGCCATGTCGCGGCCTCGTGGCGAGGCGGCCCGTACCCAGATGGGGGAAGCCGAGGACATTCCGCTGATCGGCCGCTCGCCGGCGATGCAGGACGTCTACCGGGCGCTCGCGCGCCTGATGCCGATCGACCTGACGGTGATGATCAACGGCGAATCCGGTACTGGCAAGGAGCTGGTGGCACGGGCGCTGCACGACTACGGCAAGCGCAAGAACGGCCCGTTCGTCGCGATCAACATGGCCGCGATCCCCAAGGACCTGATCGAATCCGAGCTGTTCGGCCATGAGAAAGGGGCGTTCACCGGCGCGCTGACACGCTCTTCCGGCCGCTTCGAGCAGGCGGAGGGCGGTACGCTCTTCCTCGACGAGATCGGCGATATGCCGATGGAGGCACAGACCCGCCTGCTTCGGGTGCTCCAGCAGGGCGAATACACGACCGTAGGTGGGCGCACCCCGATCAAGACCAATGTCCGCATCGTCGCCGCGACCAATAAGGACCTGCGCATCTCGATCGCACAGGGCCTGTTCCGCGAGGACCTGTTCTTCCGGCTGAACGTCGTCCCGATCCGCTTGCCGCCCCTGCGCGAGCGCGTCGAGGATATCCCGGATCTGGTCCGCCATTTCTTCTCGCTGGTCGAGAAGGAGGGGCTGCCCCGCAAGCAGGTCGATTCGGAGGCGATGGACGCGATGCGGCGCTATCGTTGGCCCGGTAACGTCCGCGAGCTGGAGAATCTGGTCCGGCGGCTGGCGGCGCTCTATCCACAGGAAACCATCACCGCGCCGATCGTCGAGGCGGAGCTGCAGCCGGCAGCGGCGGCTCCGGGCTTCGTCGGCGCCAGCGCGGCACCCGAACGGGCTGAGACGCTGTCGGGGTCGGTCGAGCGGCATCTCTCCCAGTATTTCGGCGGATTTGGCGACAACATCCCGCCTCCAGGCCTTTATCACCGCATTCTACGCGAAATCGAGCCGCCACTGATCGCTGCCGCGCTCGCTGCGACGCGGGGCAACCAGATCCGCGCCGCCGAACTACTCGGTCTCAACCGCAACACATTGCGCAAGAAGATTCGCGAACTCGATATGCAGGTGGTGCGCACGCCGCGCTGA